Proteins from a genomic interval of Cupriavidus pauculus:
- a CDS encoding DUF1254 domain-containing protein: MPHPTDDVQQLARDAVLYTLPLYEMARMRAATCPRRDRAGRFAGDGPESTLRWINHLIHTRELLGPQHRQVVTPNNDTLYTNAWLDLSREPVVLDVPDFAGRYYVLGLLDAYTNPFGYIGSRTTGTGAGQFLLHGPGWHGEVPAGMRAVPCPTDAVWMIGRLLVDDDADLAAAHALQNAIALKRLDGAPAACAFDVGMQPREHLGDPARFAAVVNAMLAHNPPPRDEAGMVARLAAVGIGAGLTPTAAQAEALGAALLAVLDELGAPQASDMGGGWTMSVDVRESYGRHYLQRALVARNYIGALGVQEAMYIMADRDADGAPLDGRRAYRLHFAADNLPRVDAFWSLTMYDKSDCMLVPNAISRYSLGDRSPTLARNADGSLTLHLSATPPADHARHGNWLPAPAGSFYVALRLYVPQPAHLDRTYRYPAIEPVKEPS, encoded by the coding sequence ATGCCGCACCCCACCGACGACGTCCAGCAACTGGCACGCGACGCCGTGCTCTACACGCTGCCGCTATACGAGATGGCCCGCATGCGCGCGGCCACCTGCCCGCGCCGCGACCGGGCCGGCCGCTTTGCCGGCGACGGCCCCGAGAGCACGCTGCGCTGGATCAACCACCTGATCCACACGCGCGAACTGCTGGGGCCGCAGCATCGGCAGGTAGTCACGCCGAACAACGACACGCTGTACACGAACGCCTGGCTGGACTTGTCCCGCGAGCCGGTGGTGCTGGACGTGCCTGACTTCGCTGGCCGCTACTACGTGCTGGGCCTGCTGGACGCCTATACCAACCCGTTCGGCTACATCGGCAGCCGCACCACGGGCACCGGTGCGGGCCAGTTCCTGCTGCACGGTCCGGGCTGGCATGGCGAGGTGCCGGCCGGCATGCGCGCGGTGCCGTGCCCGACCGACGCAGTCTGGATGATTGGCCGGCTGCTGGTCGATGACGACGCCGACCTGGCGGCCGCCCACGCGCTGCAGAACGCCATCGCGCTGAAACGGCTGGACGGTGCGCCGGCCGCGTGTGCCTTCGACGTCGGCATGCAGCCGCGCGAGCACCTGGGCGATCCGGCGCGCTTTGCGGCGGTGGTCAACGCGATGCTTGCGCACAACCCGCCGCCGCGCGACGAGGCCGGCATGGTCGCGCGCCTTGCAGCGGTGGGCATCGGCGCGGGGCTGACGCCCACGGCGGCGCAGGCCGAGGCGCTGGGCGCCGCGCTGCTGGCCGTGCTGGACGAGCTTGGCGCGCCGCAGGCGTCGGACATGGGCGGCGGCTGGACCATGTCGGTCGACGTGCGGGAATCGTATGGCCGCCACTACTTGCAGCGGGCGCTGGTGGCGCGCAACTACATCGGCGCGCTGGGCGTGCAGGAGGCCATGTACATCATGGCCGACCGCGACGCCGACGGCGCGCCGCTGGACGGCAGGCGCGCCTACCGGCTGCATTTCGCGGCCGACAACCTGCCGCGCGTGGACGCGTTCTGGTCGCTGACGATGTACGACAAGAGCGACTGCATGCTGGTGCCGAACGCGATATCGCGCTACTCGCTTGGCGACCGCTCGCCCACGCTGGCGCGCAATGCCGACGGCAGCCTGACGCTCCATCTGTCGGCCACGCCGCCGGCCGACCACGCCCGCCACGGCAACTGGCTGCCGGCACCAGCCGGCTCGTTCTACGTGGCGCTGCGCCTCTACGTGCCGCAGCCCGCGCACCTGGACCGCACCTACCGCTATCCGGCCATCGAGCCGGTCAAGGAGCCATCATGA
- a CDS encoding DUF1254 domain-containing protein has product MNHPATPPLAASLHTSPQEALVAAAAVPLVLYGYPLIETLRTCRLQTSVDAPTCYGRAPMNTLSASERPWTHEDRDIVTPANDLLYFCGWLNLADGPVTLRVPALPDADRYYVVELLDAHTNNFANLGPRNVPAAGADVRIVGPGQQADGPHVVQAPTSLVWVLGRVLVTGAEDLPQAHAFEQGFEVVQHPGTAQPASVARWQDTGDAGVDFFQNLFRAMRDFPPAPAEAGLFTLLRKVGLRLEDEVEIATLRPAIVDGLRSAYAQGMALIEAHTRSQGHKAWGYSLRLGTYGDDWMLRACTAMKGLGALRADEAVYAMADFDAGGERLHGRHRYVLRFPAGMLPPADAFWSVSLYGEDRYFTANAIGRYAIGDRTPGLRREPDGSLAIDIGHARPADDTNWLPAPDGVFYLILRLYHPTPGFIAGEYRIPAVQRIG; this is encoded by the coding sequence ATGAACCATCCCGCGACGCCCCCCTTGGCCGCATCGCTGCACACCAGCCCGCAGGAGGCGCTGGTCGCCGCCGCCGCCGTGCCGCTGGTGCTCTACGGCTATCCGCTGATCGAGACGCTGCGCACGTGCCGGCTGCAGACGTCGGTCGACGCGCCCACGTGCTACGGCCGCGCACCCATGAACACGCTGTCCGCCAGCGAGCGGCCATGGACGCACGAGGACCGCGACATCGTCACGCCGGCCAACGACCTGCTGTACTTCTGCGGCTGGCTGAACCTGGCCGATGGCCCGGTGACGCTGCGCGTGCCCGCGCTGCCGGACGCGGACCGCTACTACGTGGTGGAACTGCTGGACGCCCACACCAACAACTTCGCCAACCTGGGCCCCCGCAACGTGCCGGCGGCCGGCGCCGACGTGCGCATCGTCGGCCCGGGCCAGCAGGCCGACGGGCCGCACGTGGTGCAGGCGCCCACGTCGCTGGTCTGGGTACTCGGGCGCGTGCTGGTGACGGGCGCCGAAGACCTGCCGCAGGCCCATGCCTTCGAGCAGGGCTTCGAAGTGGTGCAGCACCCCGGCACCGCGCAGCCCGCCAGCGTGGCGCGGTGGCAGGACACCGGCGACGCCGGCGTGGACTTCTTCCAGAACCTGTTCCGGGCGATGCGCGACTTTCCGCCCGCTCCGGCGGAGGCCGGCCTGTTCACGCTGCTGCGCAAGGTGGGGCTGCGGCTGGAGGACGAGGTGGAGATCGCCACGCTGCGGCCGGCCATCGTCGACGGCCTGCGCAGCGCCTACGCGCAGGGCATGGCGCTGATCGAGGCCCATACCCGCAGCCAGGGGCACAAGGCGTGGGGCTACAGCCTGCGCCTGGGCACCTATGGCGACGACTGGATGCTGCGCGCCTGCACGGCCATGAAGGGGCTGGGCGCGCTGCGGGCCGACGAGGCGGTCTACGCGATGGCCGATTTCGATGCCGGCGGCGAGCGCCTGCACGGCCGGCATCGCTACGTGCTGCGCTTTCCGGCCGGCATGCTGCCACCGGCCGACGCCTTCTGGTCGGTGTCGCTGTACGGGGAGGACCGCTATTTCACGGCCAACGCGATCGGCCGCTACGCCATCGGCGATCGAACGCCGGGCCTGCGCCGCGAGCCGGACGGATCGCTCGCGATCGACATCGGCCACGCCCGGCCCGCCGACGACACCAACTGGCTGCCGGCGCCCGACGGCGTCTTCTACCTGATCCTGCGGCTCTACCACCCGACGCCGGGCTTCATCGCCGGCGAGTACCGCATCCCGGCCGTGCAGCGGATCGGCTGA
- a CDS encoding tripartite tricarboxylate transporter substrate binding protein: MRSIFRRMRHVMAFWMAAGMAGATLMPAATAAPAWPDRPIRLVVPFPPGGGTDVIGRMLAARLSTVLKGTVVVENVAGATGTIGAAQVARAAPDGYTLVLGISATHAIAPAIFPKLPYDPLRDFVPIGRIAYGGNVLVANPTFPAHDLRALVAMARQPGADLAYGSWGQGSGGHLAGESINVSAGIRLRHVPYKGVAPMLNDVMGGTVPLAMSDLAGTLPLIRAGKVRPLAVTGSERSAALPEVPTLAESGIAFKVDSWFALFAPARTPAAIVERLEAATHEAMQDGAIQAQIATMGMRYAPMSRARFTEQMRDDARAWAALVKSSGAALE, from the coding sequence ATGCGATCGATCTTTCGCAGGATGCGCCACGTCATGGCGTTCTGGATGGCCGCCGGCATGGCCGGCGCGACGCTGATGCCGGCCGCGACGGCGGCGCCGGCCTGGCCCGACCGGCCGATCCGGCTCGTGGTGCCGTTCCCGCCCGGCGGCGGCACTGACGTGATCGGCCGCATGCTGGCCGCGCGGCTGTCCACGGTGCTCAAGGGCACCGTGGTGGTCGAGAACGTCGCCGGGGCGACTGGCACGATCGGCGCCGCGCAGGTGGCCCGCGCCGCGCCGGACGGCTACACGCTCGTGCTCGGCATCTCGGCCACCCATGCCATCGCGCCGGCCATCTTCCCGAAGCTGCCGTACGACCCGCTGCGCGACTTCGTGCCCATCGGCCGCATTGCGTACGGCGGCAACGTGCTGGTTGCGAACCCGACGTTCCCGGCGCATGACCTGCGCGCGCTCGTCGCCATGGCCCGCCAGCCCGGCGCGGACCTGGCCTATGGTTCCTGGGGCCAGGGCTCGGGCGGCCATCTCGCCGGCGAGAGCATCAACGTGTCGGCCGGCATCCGCCTGCGCCATGTGCCGTACAAGGGCGTGGCGCCGATGCTGAACGACGTGATGGGCGGCACGGTGCCGCTGGCCATGTCGGACCTGGCCGGCACGCTGCCGCTGATCCGCGCCGGCAAGGTGCGGCCGCTGGCCGTGACCGGCTCCGAACGCTCGGCGGCGCTGCCCGAGGTGCCGACGCTGGCCGAATCGGGCATCGCGTTCAAGGTGGATAGCTGGTTCGCGCTGTTCGCCCCGGCGCGCACGCCGGCCGCCATCGTCGAGCGGCTGGAAGCGGCCACGCACGAGGCGATGCAGGACGGCGCCATCCAGGCGCAGATCGCCACCATGGGCATGCGCTACGCGCCGATGTCCCGCGCGCGGTTCACCGAGCAGATGCGCGACGACGCCCGCGCGTGGGCCGCCCTCGTCAAGTCCAGCGGCGCCGCGCTGGAATGA
- a CDS encoding acetate--CoA ligase family protein gives MLDLQPLLCPRSIAVVGASTQPDKVGGVPVRLLAELGYAGPVYPVNPGAATVQGLRAYASVADIGAPVDLAIVAVPAPAAPDVMAQLGQAGTRAAVVFTSGFAEVSGGDALQHALASQARAHGVQLLGPNCLGAMNLRERMFATFSPIPLSGLPPVGDVGLVSQSGAFGAYAFALAREAGLGLSHWVTTGNEAGLQVADVIEWLADDPQTRVILAYMEGARDGLRLRRALAAARRAGKPVVIAKVGTTAAGASAAQSHTASLAGEDAVYQAVFDEYGVHRAHTLEAFFRLGYTLARGRRTAVWQAPSGMPADAVAPLAIVTVSGGVGIMMADSAESQGLPLPPMPDAAAQALRTAIPFASTANPIDVTGQVVAQPQVFVDALGSVARCGQYGAVAAFVAGAANAPRVWGPLQDAVTALHADPQAAPLLISGVMDDQKRAWLEARGCLVFREPAYTVEAVAALAKAAALEAAAGAPDDADGSPLAPVQVPAEASALSEAEAMALLADAGVPVVRHGVAGDADAAVRIAESIGFPVAVKLCSRHILHKSDVGGVVLNLQDAAAVRAAFARVQQAAAEARDAQGGPVPFEGVIVARMARGWGEIMVGVRRDPVFGLVALAGIGGTAVEIFRQMAFGLAPLSRPRARTMLEQSRAAALCTGHRGHPALDLDAVADVLVHVSRAAAAIGDRLDTLEINPFIVGPDGLVAADAVITLR, from the coding sequence ATGCTGGATCTGCAGCCCCTGCTGTGCCCGCGTTCGATCGCCGTGGTCGGCGCGTCGACGCAACCCGACAAGGTGGGCGGCGTGCCCGTCCGCCTGCTGGCCGAACTGGGCTATGCCGGCCCGGTGTACCCCGTCAATCCCGGCGCCGCCACCGTACAGGGCCTGCGCGCCTACGCCTCGGTGGCCGATATCGGCGCGCCGGTGGATCTGGCCATCGTGGCCGTGCCGGCGCCCGCCGCGCCCGACGTGATGGCGCAACTGGGCCAGGCCGGCACGCGCGCCGCCGTGGTGTTCACCTCCGGGTTTGCCGAAGTCAGCGGCGGCGACGCGCTGCAGCACGCGCTGGCCAGCCAGGCCCGCGCACACGGCGTGCAGTTGCTCGGGCCCAACTGCCTGGGCGCGATGAACCTGCGCGAGCGGATGTTCGCCACGTTCTCTCCCATCCCGTTGAGCGGCCTGCCGCCGGTGGGCGACGTCGGGCTGGTCAGCCAGAGCGGCGCGTTTGGCGCCTACGCGTTCGCGCTGGCCCGCGAGGCCGGGCTGGGCCTGAGCCATTGGGTCACCACCGGCAACGAGGCCGGCCTGCAGGTGGCCGACGTGATCGAGTGGCTGGCCGACGACCCGCAGACGCGCGTGATCCTGGCCTATATGGAAGGGGCGCGCGACGGCCTGCGCCTGCGCCGCGCGCTGGCTGCCGCGCGCCGGGCCGGCAAGCCGGTGGTGATCGCCAAGGTGGGCACCACGGCGGCCGGCGCCAGTGCCGCGCAATCGCACACGGCCAGCCTGGCCGGCGAGGACGCGGTCTATCAGGCCGTGTTCGACGAATACGGCGTGCATCGCGCGCATACGCTGGAAGCCTTCTTCCGGCTCGGCTACACGCTGGCGCGCGGGCGCCGGACGGCCGTGTGGCAGGCGCCGTCGGGCATGCCGGCCGATGCGGTGGCGCCGCTGGCCATCGTCACGGTCTCTGGCGGGGTCGGCATCATGATGGCCGACAGTGCCGAATCGCAGGGGCTGCCGCTGCCGCCGATGCCAGACGCCGCCGCGCAGGCGCTGCGCACCGCGATTCCGTTTGCCAGCACCGCCAATCCCATCGACGTGACCGGGCAGGTGGTGGCCCAGCCGCAGGTGTTCGTCGATGCGCTGGGCAGCGTGGCGCGCTGCGGCCAGTACGGCGCCGTGGCTGCCTTTGTGGCCGGCGCCGCCAACGCGCCGCGTGTGTGGGGGCCGCTCCAGGATGCCGTCACCGCGCTGCACGCCGATCCGCAGGCCGCGCCGCTGCTGATCTCGGGCGTGATGGACGACCAGAAGCGCGCCTGGCTGGAAGCGCGCGGCTGCCTGGTGTTCCGCGAGCCGGCGTACACCGTGGAAGCCGTGGCCGCGCTGGCCAAGGCGGCCGCGCTGGAAGCCGCCGCGGGCGCGCCCGATGACGCCGACGGCTCGCCGCTGGCGCCCGTGCAGGTGCCGGCCGAAGCCAGCGCGCTGTCCGAAGCCGAAGCCATGGCGCTGCTGGCCGATGCCGGCGTGCCGGTGGTGCGCCACGGCGTGGCCGGCGATGCCGATGCGGCGGTGCGCATTGCCGAATCAATCGGCTTCCCGGTGGCGGTCAAGCTCTGCTCGCGCCACATCCTGCACAAGAGCGACGTCGGCGGCGTGGTGCTGAACCTGCAGGACGCCGCCGCGGTGCGCGCCGCCTTTGCGCGCGTGCAGCAGGCGGCGGCCGAAGCGCGCGATGCGCAGGGCGGCCCGGTGCCATTCGAAGGCGTCATCGTCGCGCGCATGGCGCGGGGCTGGGGCGAGATCATGGTGGGCGTGCGGCGCGACCCCGTATTCGGGCTGGTGGCGCTGGCCGGTATCGGCGGCACGGCCGTCGAGATCTTCCGGCAGATGGCGTTCGGCCTGGCGCCGCTGTCGCGCCCGCGCGCCCGGACGATGCTGGAACAAAGCCGCGCCGCCGCGCTCTGCACCGGGCACCGGGGCCATCCCGCGCTCGACCTCGATGCCGTGGCCGACGTGCTGGTGCATGTGTCGCGCGCCGCCGCCGCCATCGGCGACCGGCTCGACACGCTCGAAATCAACCCGTTCATCGTCGGCCCGGACGGCCTGGTGGCGGCCGACGCGGTAATCACGCTGCGCTGA
- a CDS encoding IclR family transcriptional regulator: MNTPVEQFIAERRREDPSFGGLLAKGFALLRCFVDDPRPLGNGELSQRLQLPRATVSRICRTLFELGYLDWDPKLDKYFVGAQVLALGYPYLAGLPVRHLARPLMQALANEVEGAVSLGVAHRLDVTYLESCTHLEGTSARPAVGAVRSVMTTAMGRAFLCTLSKREFEQLMMQARTERPDEFAVCYDTVCHNVAHYPKRGFTLNEGDAGEGIHGVGVYSRITYLNRPLLFNCAIPGLRVRRGMMEKRVAPLLREMVRSIENMAGVGR; the protein is encoded by the coding sequence ATGAACACCCCGGTCGAACAATTCATTGCCGAACGCCGCCGCGAAGATCCTTCGTTCGGCGGGCTGCTGGCCAAGGGGTTTGCGCTGCTGCGCTGCTTTGTCGACGATCCGCGCCCGCTGGGCAACGGCGAGCTGTCGCAGCGGCTGCAACTGCCGCGCGCCACGGTGTCGCGCATCTGCCGCACGCTGTTCGAACTGGGCTACCTGGACTGGGACCCGAAGCTCGACAAGTACTTCGTCGGCGCGCAGGTGCTGGCGCTGGGCTATCCGTACCTGGCCGGGCTGCCGGTGCGGCACCTGGCGCGCCCGCTGATGCAGGCGCTGGCCAACGAGGTGGAAGGCGCCGTGTCGCTGGGCGTGGCCCACCGGCTGGACGTGACGTACCTGGAATCGTGCACGCACCTGGAAGGCACCTCGGCACGGCCGGCGGTGGGCGCGGTGCGGTCCGTGATGACCACGGCGATGGGGCGGGCGTTCCTGTGCACGCTGTCCAAGCGCGAGTTCGAGCAACTGATGATGCAGGCGCGCACCGAACGGCCCGACGAGTTCGCCGTTTGCTACGACACCGTGTGCCACAACGTCGCCCATTACCCCAAGCGCGGCTTCACGCTGAACGAGGGCGACGCCGGCGAGGGCATCCACGGCGTGGGCGTCTATTCGCGCATCACCTACCTGAACCGGCCGCTGCTGTTCAACTGCGCCATCCCGGGCCTGCGGGTACGGCGCGGCATGATGGAAAAGCGCGTGGCGCCGCTGCTGCGCGAGATGGTGCGGTCGATCGAAAACATGGCTGGCGTGGGACGCTAG
- a CDS encoding TetR/AcrR family transcriptional regulator, which produces MQAASPQSADNAAPAAATGFPQVDTTSILQPPRQRRARETEHALLSAGRQLLAERDFTAVSVAQIAAACQVSVGAFYGRFRDKMAYFDALRASVMAESDESVARYMAEHRWQEAPARQIIEKTMRFMVNGCRNNRGIIRASLKHATTHPEQWLPHQQNGQALIERLVTLLVPRLAGPADEAELRVRFAMQMVFGMLVNAVLNNPGPLRLDDERLPVEMARIVSGYLGIDN; this is translated from the coding sequence ATGCAAGCAGCCTCGCCCCAAAGTGCCGACAACGCCGCCCCCGCCGCGGCTACCGGCTTTCCGCAAGTCGACACGACGTCGATCCTCCAGCCGCCGCGCCAGCGCCGCGCCCGCGAGACAGAGCACGCGCTGCTGTCGGCGGGCCGCCAGTTGCTGGCCGAGCGCGATTTCACGGCGGTGTCGGTGGCGCAGATCGCGGCCGCCTGCCAGGTGTCGGTGGGCGCGTTCTACGGCCGCTTCCGAGACAAGATGGCGTACTTCGACGCGCTGCGGGCGTCCGTGATGGCCGAATCCGACGAGTCGGTGGCGCGCTACATGGCCGAGCACCGCTGGCAGGAGGCGCCGGCGCGCCAGATCATCGAGAAGACCATGCGCTTCATGGTCAACGGCTGCCGCAACAACCGCGGCATCATCCGCGCGTCGCTCAAGCACGCCACGACCCATCCCGAGCAATGGCTGCCGCACCAGCAGAACGGTCAGGCGCTGATCGAGCGGCTGGTGACGCTGCTGGTGCCCCGGCTGGCCGGCCCGGCCGACGAGGCCGAGCTGCGCGTGCGGTTTGCCATGCAGATGGTGTTCGGCATGCTGGTCAACGCGGTGCTGAACAACCCCGGCCCGCTGAGGCTGGACGACGAGCGCCTGCCCGTGGAAATGGCGCGCATCGTCAGCGGCTACCTGGGCATCGACAACTGA
- a CDS encoding Bug family tripartite tricarboxylate transporter substrate binding protein, with protein sequence MKQSTPPRRRWATRVACAALSLLPFAASAQGDYPTKPVRLVVPYPAGGLTDTLARQVADALSKRLGQPVVVENKSGAGGIIGTDFVAKSAPDGYTLLMTIPGPITANLALYKKLPYDPRTDLRPISDVALARTVLAVNSSVPVKTVNELLAYAKKEPGKLRMGSWGPGTQPHTIQAYMDKTYGVDILHVPYRGEGPMVSDLLAGQVNVTIGSITTLRQHLATGKLRPLAVAGTTRARALPDVPTFAEAGYGDAAYKIVGPTTLLAPAKTPDAVIERLGREVSALIRTPEMQARIDEMGAEPVGNTPAEAERAYKAYLPVVLKLTADTGVTLD encoded by the coding sequence ATGAAGCAATCCACGCCGCCCCGCCGGCGGTGGGCGACACGCGTTGCCTGCGCGGCGCTGTCGCTGCTGCCGTTCGCGGCATCGGCCCAGGGCGACTACCCGACCAAGCCGGTCCGGCTGGTGGTGCCCTACCCGGCCGGCGGGCTGACCGACACGCTGGCACGCCAGGTGGCCGACGCGCTGTCCAAGCGGCTGGGCCAGCCCGTGGTGGTGGAAAACAAGAGCGGCGCGGGCGGCATCATCGGCACGGATTTCGTCGCCAAGTCGGCGCCGGACGGCTACACGCTGCTGATGACGATTCCGGGCCCGATCACGGCCAACCTGGCGCTCTACAAGAAGCTGCCGTACGACCCGCGCACCGACCTGCGGCCGATCTCGGACGTGGCCCTGGCGCGCACGGTGCTGGCCGTCAACAGCAGCGTGCCGGTCAAGACGGTCAACGAACTGCTGGCCTACGCGAAGAAGGAACCCGGCAAGCTGCGCATGGGCTCTTGGGGGCCCGGCACCCAGCCGCACACGATCCAGGCGTACATGGACAAGACCTACGGCGTCGACATCCTGCATGTGCCCTACCGTGGCGAGGGGCCGATGGTCAGCGACCTGCTGGCCGGGCAGGTCAACGTGACGATCGGGTCGATCACCACGCTGCGCCAGCACCTGGCCACCGGCAAGCTGCGTCCGCTGGCCGTGGCCGGCACCACGCGCGCCAGGGCGCTGCCCGACGTGCCGACGTTTGCCGAAGCCGGCTATGGCGACGCGGCGTACAAGATCGTCGGCCCGACCACGCTGCTGGCGCCGGCCAAGACGCCCGATGCGGTGATCGAACGGCTGGGCCGCGAGGTGTCCGCGCTGATTCGCACGCCGGAGATGCAGGCCAGAATCGACGAGATGGGCGCCGAGCCGGTGGGCAACACGCCGGCCGAGGCCGAGCGCGCGTACAAGGCCTACCTGCCGGTGGTGCTGAAGCTGACCGCCGACACCGGCGTGACGCTGGACTGA
- a CDS encoding histidine phosphatase family protein, with the protein MATLFLVRHGQASFGAANYDCLSDVGRQQARWLGEYFRDRGLQFRRVVAGSLVRQQDTATEILAGMGAGGVAVETHAGLNEYDGESLYRSFTNGADHRAHQNGDYQDYWRTFRAAFAAWTQDGLPGMPETWAAFGARMQAALATATEGAAREDALLVVSSGGAIGRAIADLLGAPTQTAIELNLQFRNTGFCELIVGRGTQRLLSFNNVPHLEHPERRRAITFA; encoded by the coding sequence ATGGCCACGCTCTTCCTCGTCCGTCACGGACAAGCCTCCTTTGGCGCCGCCAACTACGACTGCCTGTCGGACGTCGGCCGCCAGCAGGCACGCTGGCTCGGGGAGTATTTCCGGGACCGCGGGCTGCAGTTCCGGCGCGTGGTGGCCGGGTCGCTGGTGCGCCAGCAGGACACGGCGACTGAAATCCTGGCCGGGATGGGCGCCGGCGGCGTGGCCGTGGAGACCCACGCCGGACTGAACGAGTACGACGGCGAATCGCTCTACCGCAGCTTTACGAACGGCGCCGACCATCGCGCCCACCAGAACGGCGACTACCAGGACTACTGGCGCACGTTCCGGGCCGCGTTTGCGGCGTGGACACAGGACGGGCTGCCCGGCATGCCCGAGACCTGGGCGGCGTTCGGCGCCCGCATGCAGGCGGCGCTGGCCACGGCCACCGAGGGCGCCGCGCGCGAGGATGCCCTGCTGGTGGTGAGTTCGGGCGGCGCGATTGGCCGGGCTATTGCCGACCTGCTCGGCGCGCCCACGCAGACGGCCATCGAGCTGAACCTGCAGTTCCGCAACACCGGCTTCTGCGAACTGATTGTGGGACGCGGCACGCAGCGGCTGCTGAGCTTCAACAATGTGCCGCACCTGGAACACCCGGAGCGGCGCCGCGCCATCACGTTTGCCTGA
- a CDS encoding LysE family translocator, producing the protein MPPIETLLPFLGIALLLSLAPGPDNIFVLLQSAMHGTRAGLTVVLGLCTGLLVHTAVVAVGLAALLAASAVAFTILKVAGALYLVYLAWQAFRAPVGQVGTPGHAARPVRNMYLRGVVMNLTNPKVVIFFLAFLPQFVNPQQGHVAVQLMVLGFVFIVATLLVFGSIAWFSGVFGRVLMRSARVQRAVNWFAGTVFLALAGRLVLSQR; encoded by the coding sequence ATGCCGCCGATCGAGACGCTGCTGCCATTCCTGGGAATCGCCCTGTTGCTGAGCCTGGCGCCGGGGCCGGACAACATCTTCGTGCTGCTGCAATCGGCCATGCACGGCACGCGCGCCGGGCTGACCGTGGTGCTGGGCCTGTGCACCGGCTTGCTGGTGCATACGGCCGTGGTGGCGGTGGGGCTGGCCGCGCTGTTGGCGGCGTCGGCCGTGGCGTTCACGATCCTGAAGGTAGCCGGGGCGCTCTACCTGGTCTATCTCGCCTGGCAGGCGTTCCGGGCACCGGTCGGGCAGGTTGGCACGCCCGGGCACGCCGCCCGGCCGGTCCGCAACATGTATCTGCGCGGCGTGGTCATGAACCTGACCAATCCCAAGGTCGTGATCTTCTTCCTGGCCTTCCTGCCGCAGTTCGTCAACCCGCAACAGGGCCACGTGGCGGTCCAGCTCATGGTGCTGGGCTTCGTGTTCATCGTGGCCACGCTGCTCGTGTTCGGGTCGATCGCGTGGTTTTCGGGCGTGTTTGGCCGCGTGCTGATGCGCTCGGCGCGCGTGCAGCGGGCGGTCAACTGGTTCGCGGGCACGGTGTTCCTGGCGCTGGCCGGCCGGCTGGTGCTGTCCCAGCGCTAG
- a CDS encoding DUF7696 family protein → MFQNLAASVHDVIVRDAAIVAAIDAAMLGRRADYAGQPMAWKMFCEASHVATLNDVLRHAFIERVANERGADVALRLKAKAESIRAEAIARLR, encoded by the coding sequence ATGTTCCAGAACCTCGCTGCCTCCGTCCATGATGTGATCGTCCGCGATGCCGCCATCGTCGCGGCCATCGACGCCGCCATGCTTGGCCGTCGCGCCGACTATGCCGGCCAGCCGATGGCGTGGAAGATGTTCTGCGAGGCGTCGCACGTGGCGACGCTGAACGACGTGCTGCGCCACGCCTTCATCGAGCGCGTGGCCAACGAGCGCGGCGCCGACGTGGCGCTGCGGCTGAAGGCCAAGGCCGAGTCGATCCGCGCCGAAGCCATCGCGCGCCTGCGCTGA